CGCCGCGCGGCGGCTCATCCGCGACTGGCCGAAGTTCCTCGACGACTGGAAGAGCTGCTACCGGCCGGGCATGGAGAAGGTCAACAGCGGCGAGTGGCCGTGGACCACCGTGGACGCGATCTACCGGCGCCGCCTCGAGGAGCTGCTCGCGGCGAGCGGGATCGGCGGCCTCGGCGGGGACGAGGTCGAGCGCCTGAACCGCGTGTGGTGGCGCCTCAGGCCGTGGCCGGACGCGGTGCCGGGGCTCGTGCGCCTGCGGGCGAAGTACGTGATCGCGCCGCTGTCGAACGCGAGCTTCGCAGGCATGCTCCACCTCGCCAAGTTCGCGGGGCTACCGTGGGACTGCATCATCACCGCCGAGAACGCGAAGTGCTACAAGCCCCGCTCCGAGGCCTACCGGACGGCGATCGAGCTCCTGGGCCTCGAGCCCGGCGAGGTCATGATGGTCGCCGCGCACAACTACGACCTCCGTGCGGCCCAGGCCAACGGGATGCGCACCGCGTTCTTCCCCCGTCCGGCGGAGTACGGGCCGGGCCAAACCACCGATCTCGCGCCCGACGGCGACTGGGACGTGGTCGCGAAGAACGTGGAGGAACTGGCCCCCCTGCTCGGCGCCTGATCCCGCGGCGCTTCTAGGCGTCGGGCCGCGCCGGCTCGCGCGTTGCCATGACGCCGATCCCCGCGAGCACGAGGGCCGCCGCGAGGAGCCCGAACACCCGCTCGTAGCCGCCGAGCGACACCACGAGGAGCGCCGCGCCCACGGGTGCGAGGGCGCGCGCGCCGTTTGCGCCGAGCGCGAGCGCGCCGGCGATCGACCCGTAGTGGCGCGGCCCGAAGATCTCCGCGACCATCGTCGCGCGCGCGAGCGTCGCCATGCCGTTGGCGGCGCCGAGCATCACCACC
The Candidatus Methylomirabilota bacterium genome window above contains:
- a CDS encoding haloacid dehalogenase type II produces the protein MARPGLARVKALTFDTYGTIVDWRTSVLAELQAFGAARRLIRDWPKFLDDWKSCYRPGMEKVNSGEWPWTTVDAIYRRRLEELLAASGIGGLGGDEVERLNRVWWRLRPWPDAVPGLVRLRAKYVIAPLSNASFAGMLHLAKFAGLPWDCIITAENAKCYKPRSEAYRTAIELLGLEPGEVMMVAAHNYDLRAAQANGMRTAFFPRPAEYGPGQTTDLAPDGDWDVVAKNVEELAPLLGA